The Streptomyces spororaveus genome includes a region encoding these proteins:
- a CDS encoding MFS transporter gives MDGAGPAAESVAESVGEPAAGRRALRPLGGVLTAMAVSLSGTAVSAVALPWFVLATTGSAARTGLVAFCEMTPYVVVKLFSGPLIDRTGPRTVSWTTDLVSALAAAAVPLLHALDLLSFPALLVLVALIGAARGPGDLAKEVMVPEAAERGQVRLERAAGLSGVIERLAATVGPAAGGCLVALLGPLTSLAVNAACFVLGSLIIALTLPRGMGYAAEPAQSPDEEGRPEPGAEGAPEELEERGEAGYWRRFGESLAFLRGEPLLLTIVVMVGVTNLLDAGFSTVLIPVWARQSGNGPAAIGLLGGVTGAAALGGSVVAAVYAHRLRRRAVFFAGFLLAGAPRFMVLAADAPMGVALAVFAVSGFGAGLLNPVLGAVLYERIPRRLLGRVNAVGDSVARAGVPLGGLLMGAAVTSAGLVPVLLAAGTAYFLTTSLAGLRRECRELDRPGRGAGREPDRSARQGRARRRPGRRRQCPSAGSQRRRRAARRRRAGPGRRW, from the coding sequence GTGGACGGTGCCGGGCCGGCCGCCGAGTCCGTGGCCGAGTCCGTCGGCGAACCCGCGGCCGGGCGGCGCGCCCTACGGCCGCTCGGCGGAGTGCTGACGGCTATGGCCGTCTCCCTGTCCGGTACGGCGGTCTCGGCCGTTGCCCTGCCCTGGTTCGTGCTCGCCACCACGGGCAGCGCCGCCCGGACCGGACTGGTCGCCTTCTGCGAGATGACCCCCTACGTCGTGGTCAAACTGTTCAGCGGACCTCTGATCGACCGGACCGGCCCGCGCACCGTCTCCTGGACCACCGACCTGGTCAGCGCGCTCGCCGCAGCCGCCGTACCGCTGCTGCACGCCCTGGATCTGCTCTCCTTCCCGGCCCTGCTCGTCCTGGTCGCGCTGATCGGGGCGGCCCGGGGCCCCGGCGACCTGGCCAAGGAGGTGATGGTCCCGGAGGCCGCCGAGCGCGGCCAGGTCCGGCTGGAACGGGCGGCCGGGCTGTCCGGCGTGATCGAGCGGCTCGCTGCCACTGTGGGCCCGGCCGCCGGGGGTTGTCTGGTGGCGCTGTTGGGCCCGCTGACGAGTCTGGCCGTCAACGCGGCCTGCTTCGTTCTCGGCTCGCTGATCATCGCCTTAACACTGCCCCGCGGTATGGGGTACGCGGCCGAGCCCGCCCAATCACCGGACGAGGAAGGCCGGCCGGAGCCAGGAGCGGAGGGTGCGCCGGAAGAGCTGGAGGAGAGGGGCGAGGCGGGCTACTGGCGGCGGTTCGGGGAGAGTCTCGCCTTCCTGCGCGGCGAGCCGCTGCTGCTCACCATCGTGGTCATGGTCGGGGTCACCAACCTGTTGGACGCCGGATTCTCCACCGTGCTCATCCCCGTCTGGGCCAGACAGTCCGGCAACGGGCCCGCGGCGATCGGGCTGCTGGGCGGGGTGACGGGAGCGGCGGCACTCGGCGGGAGCGTGGTCGCCGCCGTGTACGCGCACCGGCTGCGCCGCCGGGCGGTGTTCTTTGCCGGGTTCCTGCTTGCCGGGGCGCCGCGCTTCATGGTCCTGGCGGCTGACGCGCCGATGGGCGTGGCGCTCGCCGTGTTCGCGGTGAGTGGGTTCGGCGCGGGATTACTCAACCCAGTCCTGGGCGCAGTCCTCTACGAACGGATTCCGCGCCGGCTGCTGGGCCGGGTCAACGCCGTGGGCGACTCTGTGGCCCGGGCCGGCGTCCCCCTGGGCGGACTCCTCATGGGGGCGGCGGTGACGTCAGCCGGACTCGTACCGGTGCTGTTGGCCGCCGGGACTGCGTACTTCCTCACCACGAGCCTCGCCGGGCTGCGCCGGGAGTGTCGCGAGCTGGACCGGCCCGGCAGGGGCGCCGGACGGGAACCCGACCGGTCGGCGCGTCAGGGTCGCGCACGGCGTCGACCAGGCCGTCGGCGTCAATGTCCTTCAGCAGGAAGCCAGAGGCGTCGGCGCGCAGCGCGCCGAAGACGTGCTGGTCCAGGTCGAAGGTGGTGA
- a CDS encoding GAP family protein yields MDVLGQILPLALLDTVSVSTLAIPVWFLLTPRGLRIGNVYGYLLIVGAGYLALGLLLLGGLSAVREPLGDAVASHAGDTVVAVAGGALLLLGLYYGFVKRDRDHKGEEGNQGRLTRWREAAVGSQATARGVVTVALVAVALEITTMFPYLAAIDILDRSRQPWAEQAALLALYCLVMIGPAVLAALAQQIAGRALHPALNRIDRWIRRNARENTAWLFGVVGFLMLSTTKLYEHGMNRLTGE; encoded by the coding sequence GTGGACGTTCTCGGCCAGATCCTGCCCCTCGCCCTGCTCGACACGGTGAGTGTGTCGACCCTGGCGATCCCGGTCTGGTTCCTGCTGACCCCGCGCGGCCTGCGCATCGGCAACGTCTACGGGTATCTGTTGATCGTCGGCGCCGGATACCTGGCCCTGGGACTCCTGCTGCTGGGCGGCCTCTCGGCGGTCAGGGAGCCGTTGGGCGACGCCGTCGCCTCGCACGCCGGCGACACTGTGGTCGCGGTGGCCGGCGGGGCGCTCCTGCTCCTCGGGCTCTACTACGGCTTCGTCAAACGCGACAGGGACCACAAGGGAGAGGAGGGCAACCAGGGCCGGCTGACCCGGTGGCGGGAGGCGGCGGTCGGCTCGCAGGCCACCGCACGCGGCGTCGTGACCGTGGCGCTCGTCGCCGTGGCCCTCGAAATCACCACGATGTTCCCCTACTTGGCCGCCATCGACATCCTCGACCGCAGCCGGCAGCCATGGGCGGAACAGGCCGCTCTGCTGGCCCTGTACTGCCTGGTGATGATCGGCCCGGCGGTACTGGCCGCCCTCGCCCAGCAGATCGCGGGCCGCGCCCTGCACCCCGCCCTGAACCGGATCGACCGTTGGATCCGGCGCAACGCGCGGGAGAACACGGCCTGGCTCTTCGGCGTCGTCGGCTTCCTCATGCTCTCCACGACGAAGCTGTACGAGCACGGCATGAACCGCCTGACAGGGGAGTGA
- a CDS encoding class III lanthionine synthetase LanKC N-terminal domain-containing protein, which yields MEHFLYTFADPRAYDDIARWQAHPDDPRFHRTRKGPVCLADGDDGGTGTELADGWQQARHGIWTVCRPGPEPLRGQGWKIHVAVTPDTFPGVLDTVARYCFGNGTPFKFLARHEYAWLVNAKYAPRQISGKGIVLYPADERRSREGAEELAALLDGVPGPRILSDLRIGDSVVHVRYGAYARRFCRTPKGGISLALADPEGRLVPDVRSVPFRAPAFVTVPEAFTAPAPGPSGDAGPVPPYRVDKTLHFSDAGGVYLTTHLPTGREVVLKEARPYAGYDLVGADAVTRAGAEYAAMLRFADLPEIPAGYEQFTSCTTARPARSPPARRRAALSGRGQLQALRRPADR from the coding sequence ATGGAACACTTTCTGTACACCTTTGCCGACCCGCGCGCGTACGACGACATCGCCCGCTGGCAGGCCCACCCCGACGACCCGCGCTTTCACCGCACGCGCAAGGGCCCGGTGTGCCTCGCCGACGGCGATGACGGCGGCACGGGAACCGAACTCGCCGACGGCTGGCAGCAGGCCCGGCACGGCATCTGGACCGTCTGCCGGCCTGGCCCCGAACCCCTGCGCGGCCAGGGCTGGAAGATCCATGTGGCCGTCACCCCGGACACGTTCCCCGGCGTGCTCGACACCGTCGCGCGGTACTGCTTCGGGAACGGCACCCCGTTCAAGTTCCTCGCCCGGCACGAGTACGCGTGGCTGGTCAACGCCAAGTACGCGCCCCGGCAGATCAGCGGCAAGGGGATCGTCCTCTACCCGGCGGACGAGCGCCGTTCGCGCGAGGGCGCCGAGGAACTGGCTGCCCTGCTGGACGGCGTACCCGGCCCACGCATCCTCTCGGACCTCCGGATCGGCGACAGCGTGGTGCATGTCCGCTACGGCGCCTACGCCAGACGCTTCTGTCGCACCCCCAAGGGCGGGATCAGTCTCGCCCTGGCGGACCCCGAGGGCCGGCTGGTCCCGGACGTACGGTCAGTGCCGTTCCGTGCCCCGGCGTTCGTCACCGTCCCCGAGGCGTTCACCGCCCCCGCGCCGGGACCGTCCGGTGACGCCGGCCCCGTGCCCCCGTACCGCGTCGACAAGACGCTGCACTTCTCCGACGCCGGCGGCGTCTACCTCACCACCCACCTGCCCACCGGACGCGAGGTCGTCCTCAAGGAGGCTCGACCGTACGCCGGTTACGACCTGGTGGGCGCCGACGCGGTCACCCGGGCCGGGGCGGAGTACGCGGCGATGCTCCGGTTCGCCGACCTGCCGGAGATCCCCGCGGGCTACGAGCAGTTCACCTCATGCACGACAGCTCGGCCTGCACGAAGTCCGCCTGCGCGAAGACGAGCTGCACTATCCGGGCGCGGGCAACTTCAAGCTCTCCGGCGACCTGCGGACCGGTAG
- a CDS encoding class I SAM-dependent RNA methyltransferase → MTSVEQNEKQSLVGEEYEVEVGPVAHGGHCIARTQDGRVLFVRHTLPGEKIVARVTEGDADSRFLRADAITVLDASKDRVEAPCPYAGPGKCGGCDWQHAKPGAQRRLKGEVVAEQLKRLAGLTPEEAGWDGTVMPAEGDKLPAGQVPQWRTRVQFAIDEDGTVGLRRHRSHEIEAIEHCMIAAPGVSELGIEKQDWPQMATVEAIAATGSQDRQVVLTPRPGGRLPLVELDKPVSVLRVEEKDGGVHRVHGRPFVRERADGRTYRVGMGGFWQVHPQAADTLIKAVMQGLMPRKGEMALDLYCGVGIFAGALAERLGETGAVLGIESTKRAVEDARHNLADFPRVRIEQGKVEQILPKTGITECDLVVLDPPRAGAGKQTVRHITGLAARRIAYVACDPAALARDLGYFKENGYKVRTLRVFDLFPMTHHVECVAILEPMAKGA, encoded by the coding sequence ATGACGAGCGTCGAGCAGAACGAGAAGCAGTCACTGGTCGGGGAGGAGTACGAGGTCGAGGTCGGCCCCGTCGCGCACGGCGGGCACTGCATCGCCCGCACCCAGGACGGCCGCGTGCTGTTCGTCCGCCACACCCTGCCCGGCGAGAAGATCGTCGCGCGCGTCACCGAGGGCGACGCCGACTCCCGCTTCCTGCGCGCCGACGCGATCACCGTGCTCGACGCCTCCAAGGACCGCGTGGAGGCCCCCTGCCCGTACGCCGGCCCCGGCAAGTGCGGCGGCTGCGACTGGCAGCACGCCAAGCCCGGTGCCCAGCGCCGGCTCAAGGGCGAGGTCGTCGCCGAGCAGCTGAAGCGGCTCGCCGGGCTCACCCCGGAGGAGGCCGGCTGGGACGGCACCGTCATGCCGGCCGAGGGCGACAAGCTGCCGGCCGGGCAGGTACCCCAGTGGCGCACCCGCGTGCAGTTCGCCATCGACGAGGACGGCACCGTCGGCCTGCGCCGCCACCGCTCGCACGAGATCGAGGCGATCGAGCACTGCATGATCGCGGCGCCGGGCGTCAGCGAACTCGGCATCGAGAAGCAGGACTGGCCGCAGATGGCCACGGTCGAGGCGATCGCGGCGACGGGTTCCCAGGACCGCCAGGTCGTCCTGACCCCCCGCCCCGGCGGCCGCCTGCCCCTGGTCGAGCTGGACAAGCCGGTCTCCGTCCTGCGCGTGGAGGAGAAGGACGGCGGGGTCCACCGCGTCCACGGCCGCCCCTTCGTACGGGAACGCGCGGACGGCCGTACGTACCGCGTGGGCATGGGCGGCTTCTGGCAGGTCCACCCGCAGGCCGCGGACACCCTGATCAAGGCCGTCATGCAGGGCCTGATGCCGCGCAAGGGCGAGATGGCCCTCGACCTCTACTGCGGCGTCGGCATCTTCGCGGGCGCCCTCGCGGAACGCCTCGGCGAGACCGGTGCCGTGCTCGGCATCGAGTCGACGAAGCGCGCGGTGGAGGACGCCCGCCACAACCTGGCGGACTTCCCGCGGGTCCGGATCGAGCAGGGCAAGGTCGAGCAGATCCTCCCGAAGACCGGCATCACGGAATGCGACCTGGTCGTCCTGGACCCCCCGCGCGCGGGCGCGGGCAAGCAGACGGTCCGCCACATCACGGGCCTCGCGGCGCGCCGCATCGCGTACGTGGCGTGCGACCCGGCGGCCCTGGCCCGCGACCTGGGCTACTTCAAGGAGAACGGCTACAAGGTCCGCACCCTCCGCGTCTTCGACCTCTTCCCGATGACGCACCACGTGGAGTGCGTGGCGATCCTGGAGCCGATGGCGAAGGGCGCCTGA
- a CDS encoding AMP-binding protein, producing the protein MSSSTAAPCTAPPGTSAGTAPGRTTSRPSVRTHAEPAFQGTVHALVARHGRGARADSTALVHRSRRISYCDLDAMAVRVAAGLRRYGVREGDFVGVRLPRSPEAVAAMLGIMSTGAAYVPIDPADPPERTGHVIATAGIEVIVTTDAPSPASPPMPSVSALTLPEGCHPVTSPRYGPDTSYLTAPDLTLAGLIPAESAIVIPDLLAPDLYEPDFHDPDGELAAEDDLAAYTVFTSGSTGAPKGAVMTHAALVNLLHWHERVRPGGGRLRTAQLCALSFDFAFHEIFSTLCGGGTLVIADDETRHSPFALAGFLRDERIERVFAPVTLLEHLARAVTEVPDDFSGLRLREVVTTGEQLRITRPLRDLFRRLPGARLHNHYGATEFQDATTSAVTPIGRPIDGVQVHVVDEHLAEVAPGAVGELCVAGAGLARGYLRQPDLTAGKFVPNPFGPGRLYAPVIWPGAAPTVSLSTWAGRTPSSRRTAYGSRRARSRPGSSGIP; encoded by the coding sequence ATGTCTTCGAGTACGGCGGCTCCCTGCACTGCGCCACCTGGGACATCCGCTGGGACGGCACCCGGGAGGACTACTTCCCGTCCCTCGGTTCGCACCCATGCTGAACCGGCCTTCCAGGGCACCGTCCACGCCCTGGTCGCACGGCACGGCCGAGGAGCCCGCGCGGACTCCACCGCGCTGGTCCACCGCTCCCGTCGGATCAGCTACTGCGACCTCGACGCGATGGCCGTGCGCGTGGCCGCAGGACTCCGCCGATACGGAGTCCGAGAGGGCGACTTCGTGGGAGTGCGGCTGCCGCGCTCTCCCGAGGCCGTCGCGGCGATGCTGGGGATCATGAGCACGGGCGCCGCGTACGTGCCGATCGACCCGGCCGATCCACCGGAGCGGACCGGGCACGTGATCGCCACGGCGGGCATCGAGGTGATCGTCACGACGGATGCCCCGTCGCCGGCCTCACCCCCGATGCCTTCGGTATCCGCGCTCACGCTCCCAGAGGGGTGCCATCCGGTGACCAGTCCCAGGTACGGCCCCGACACGTCCTACCTCACCGCCCCCGACCTCACCCTGGCCGGCCTGATCCCGGCCGAGTCCGCCATCGTGATCCCCGACCTTCTCGCGCCCGACCTCTACGAGCCCGACTTCCACGATCCCGACGGGGAGCTGGCGGCCGAGGACGACCTTGCTGCCTACACGGTCTTCACCTCCGGGTCGACAGGGGCGCCCAAGGGTGCCGTCATGACGCACGCGGCGCTGGTCAACCTGCTGCACTGGCACGAGCGGGTCCGGCCGGGCGGCGGGCGGCTGCGTACCGCCCAACTGTGCGCACTCAGCTTCGACTTCGCCTTCCACGAGATCTTCTCGACGCTCTGTGGCGGCGGTACCCTCGTCATCGCCGACGACGAGACGCGGCACAGCCCCTTCGCCCTGGCCGGATTTCTCAGGGACGAGCGGATCGAGCGGGTCTTCGCCCCAGTGACCCTGCTGGAGCACCTCGCCCGCGCGGTGACCGAAGTCCCCGACGACTTCTCCGGGCTGCGACTGCGCGAGGTCGTCACCACGGGCGAGCAGCTACGGATCACCCGCCCGCTGCGCGACCTCTTCCGCCGGCTGCCGGGGGCCCGGCTCCACAACCACTACGGGGCCACCGAGTTCCAAGACGCCACGACCTCCGCGGTCACTCCGATCGGGCGGCCCATCGACGGCGTCCAGGTCCACGTGGTCGACGAGCACCTCGCCGAAGTGGCGCCGGGCGCCGTCGGAGAGCTGTGCGTAGCGGGCGCGGGTCTGGCGCGCGGATACCTGCGCCAACCGGATCTGACCGCAGGCAAGTTCGTACCGAATCCGTTCGGTCCTGGTCGGCTCTACGCACCGGTGATCTGGCCCGGCGCCGCCCCGACGGTGTCCTTGAGCACCTGGGCCGGACGGACACCCAGCTCAAGGCGCACGGCGTACGGGTCGAGGCGGGCGAGATCGAGGCCCGGCTCCTCGGGCATCCCCTGA
- a CDS encoding potassium channel family protein, which produces MRVAIAGAGAVGRSIAGELLENGHEVLLVDKAPTAISVERVPQAEWLLADACEITSLDEAALQRCNVVIAATGDDKVNLVVSLLAKTEYGVPRVVARVNNPKNEWLFNESWGVDVAVSTPRLMSALVEEAVSVGDLVRLLRFSHGDANLVELTLPADSSVAGTQIGDISWPEDTSLVTIIRGNRVLTPHGEETLEPGDELLFVAAQAREEQLEDLLQARR; this is translated from the coding sequence ATGAGGGTCGCGATCGCCGGTGCAGGCGCGGTGGGCCGCTCCATCGCGGGCGAACTGCTGGAGAACGGCCACGAGGTGCTCCTCGTCGACAAGGCCCCGACCGCCATCTCGGTCGAGCGGGTGCCGCAGGCCGAGTGGCTGCTGGCCGACGCCTGCGAGATCACCTCGCTGGACGAGGCCGCGCTGCAGCGCTGCAACGTGGTCATCGCGGCCACCGGTGACGACAAGGTCAACCTCGTCGTCTCGCTGCTCGCCAAGACCGAGTACGGGGTCCCGCGCGTGGTGGCCCGCGTCAACAACCCGAAGAACGAGTGGCTCTTCAACGAGTCGTGGGGCGTCGACGTCGCCGTCTCCACGCCGCGCCTGATGTCGGCCCTGGTCGAGGAGGCCGTGAGCGTCGGCGACCTGGTACGGCTGCTGCGCTTCAGCCACGGTGACGCCAACCTCGTCGAGCTGACCCTGCCGGCCGACTCCTCGGTCGCGGGCACCCAGATCGGCGACATCAGCTGGCCCGAGGACACCTCGCTGGTCACGATCATCCGCGGCAACCGGGTCCTCACCCCGCACGGGGAGGAGACCCTGGAGCCGGGCGACGAACTGCTCTTCGTGGCCGCCCAGGCCCGCGAGGAGCAGCTGGAGGACCTCCTCCAGGCCCGCCGCTAG
- a CDS encoding thioesterase domain-containing protein, translating to MKDSRTKLICLHHAGGGPTVFDHWVRTAPDGLDVIALELPKHPDIAGRRLYRSADDLVPALAEHVAER from the coding sequence GTGAAGGATTCGCGGACCAAGCTGATCTGCCTGCACCACGCCGGCGGCGGACCCACGGTATTCGATCACTGGGTCCGCACCGCTCCGGACGGCCTGGACGTCATCGCCCTGGAGCTGCCGAAACACCCGGACATTGCCGGTCGTCGCCTTTATCGGAGTGCCGATGACCTGGTCCCTGCACTGGCGGAACATGTCGCGGAACGGTGA
- a CDS encoding phosphopantetheine-binding protein — protein sequence MLDAEIDGQRSLVAHVVPGTGLDPGTAAGQLDAFLARGLPRPMLPAAYAFRSAFPLTSSGKTDRRRLGIEQAVLRMPFSGPDPDPEPESDVDPDRHGLVAAQVRRGVRRVLGQTPAPDIDLFSLGLDSLSAILLRRALQDALRCELDQEDIFKYPTENALTRRVVSILEREGEGL from the coding sequence GTGCTCGATGCCGAGATCGACGGGCAGCGGAGCCTGGTCGCTCATGTCGTCCCTGGCACCGGCCTCGACCCCGGTACGGCAGCCGGGCAGCTGGACGCCTTCCTCGCCCGCGGGCTGCCGCGCCCCATGCTGCCGGCGGCCTACGCCTTCCGGTCCGCGTTCCCGCTGACGTCCAGCGGCAAGACGGACCGGCGTCGACTGGGCATCGAGCAGGCGGTGTTGCGGATGCCGTTCAGTGGCCCGGACCCGGATCCAGAACCGGAATCGGATGTCGACCCGGATCGGCACGGCCTCGTCGCCGCTCAGGTGCGCCGGGGTGTGCGGCGCGTGCTGGGGCAGACGCCGGCTCCGGACATCGACCTCTTCTCGCTCGGCCTCGACTCACTCTCCGCGATCCTGCTGAGACGGGCCCTCCAGGACGCGCTGCGCTGCGAACTCGACCAGGAGGACATTTTCAAGTACCCGACGGAGAACGCGTTGACACGCCGGGTCGTGAGCATACTGGAGAGAGAGGGCGAGGGGCTGTGA
- a CDS encoding APC family permease — protein sequence MSKLTDVPKRILIGRALRSDRLGETLLPKRIALPVFASDPLSSVAYAPGEVLLVLSIAGVSAYQYSPWIALAVVVLMFTVVASYRQNVHAYPSGGGDYEVANTNLGPKAGLTVASALLVDYVLTVAVSISSGVENLGSAVDFVIEHKVLSAMVMILLLTLMNLRGVKESGKLFAIPTYVFVAAVFVMIGWGAWKGIVLDDTMTAPTADLEIKPEQQGLAGFAMVFLLLRAFSSGCAALTGVEAISNGVPAFRKPKSKNAASTLALMGGLAVTMFCGIIGLAMATDVRMAENPSEDLLRDGVPVGPGYVQHPVISQVAEAVFGNGSFLFILLAAATALVLFLAANTAYNGFPLLGSILAQDRYLPRQLHTRGDRLAFSNGIVLLAGAAMLLVWIYDADSTKLIQLYIVGVFVSFTLSQIGMVRHWNRHLKSEHDTAARRRMHRSRAINTFGAFFTGMVLLVVLATKFTHGAWVALLGMVIFYGTMSAIRKHYDRVSAEIAAAEGPSEDSVRPSRVHSIVLVSKVHKPTLRALAFAKLTRSDTLEALSISVDPAETKALREEWDRRGINVPLKILDSPYREITRPVVEYVKGLRSENPRDAVSVYIPEYVVGRWYEHLLHNQSALRLKGRLLFTPGVMVTSVPYQLESSELAKRRAKKRQDWNAPGAVRRGPVDTPRPPKTPSSKG from the coding sequence GTGTCCAAACTGACCGACGTGCCCAAACGGATCCTGATCGGCCGGGCGCTACGCAGCGACCGCCTCGGAGAAACACTCCTTCCCAAGCGGATCGCCCTTCCCGTCTTCGCCTCCGACCCGCTCTCGTCCGTGGCATATGCCCCTGGCGAGGTCCTGCTGGTCCTGTCGATCGCGGGCGTGTCGGCGTACCAGTACAGCCCCTGGATCGCGCTCGCGGTCGTCGTGCTGATGTTCACCGTCGTGGCCTCCTACCGGCAGAACGTCCACGCCTACCCCAGCGGTGGCGGCGACTACGAGGTGGCCAACACCAACCTCGGGCCCAAGGCCGGCCTCACCGTGGCGAGCGCCCTGCTCGTCGACTACGTCCTCACCGTCGCCGTGTCGATCTCCTCCGGGGTCGAGAATCTCGGCTCCGCGGTCGATTTCGTGATCGAGCACAAGGTGCTCTCGGCGATGGTCATGATCCTTCTCCTCACACTGATGAACCTGCGCGGTGTGAAGGAATCCGGAAAACTCTTCGCGATCCCGACCTACGTCTTCGTCGCCGCCGTCTTCGTCATGATCGGCTGGGGCGCCTGGAAGGGCATCGTCCTCGACGACACCATGACGGCGCCCACCGCCGATCTGGAGATCAAGCCCGAGCAGCAGGGCCTGGCCGGCTTCGCCATGGTGTTCCTGCTGCTGAGGGCGTTCTCCTCCGGCTGTGCCGCCCTGACCGGCGTCGAGGCCATCAGCAACGGCGTCCCCGCCTTCCGCAAGCCCAAGAGCAAGAACGCGGCCAGCACCCTCGCCCTCATGGGCGGCCTGGCCGTCACCATGTTCTGCGGGATCATCGGCCTGGCCATGGCCACCGACGTGCGGATGGCCGAGAACCCGTCCGAGGACCTGCTGCGGGACGGCGTCCCGGTCGGCCCCGGGTACGTCCAGCACCCGGTCATCTCGCAGGTCGCCGAGGCCGTCTTCGGCAACGGCAGCTTCCTGTTCATCCTGCTGGCCGCGGCCACCGCGCTGGTCCTGTTCCTGGCCGCGAACACCGCGTACAACGGTTTCCCGCTGCTCGGCTCGATCCTCGCCCAGGACCGCTACCTGCCGCGCCAGCTGCACACCCGCGGCGACCGGCTCGCCTTCTCCAACGGCATCGTGCTCCTCGCGGGCGCGGCCATGCTGCTCGTGTGGATCTACGACGCCGACTCGACCAAGCTGATCCAGCTCTACATCGTCGGTGTGTTCGTCTCCTTCACCCTGAGCCAGATCGGCATGGTCCGGCACTGGAACCGGCACCTGAAGTCCGAGCACGACACCGCCGCCCGCCGCCGGATGCACCGCAGCCGGGCGATCAACACCTTCGGCGCCTTCTTCACCGGCATGGTGCTGCTCGTCGTCCTCGCCACCAAGTTCACCCACGGCGCGTGGGTGGCCCTGCTCGGCATGGTGATCTTCTACGGCACCATGAGCGCGATCCGTAAGCACTACGACCGCGTCTCCGCGGAGATCGCCGCCGCCGAGGGTCCCAGCGAGGACAGCGTCCGGCCCTCCCGCGTCCACTCGATCGTCCTGGTGTCCAAGGTCCACAAGCCCACGCTGCGCGCGCTGGCGTTCGCCAAGCTGACCCGCTCGGACACCCTGGAAGCGCTGAGCATCAGCGTGGACCCGGCCGAGACCAAGGCGCTGCGCGAGGAATGGGACCGGCGCGGGATCAACGTCCCGCTCAAGATCCTCGACTCGCCGTACCGCGAGATCACCCGCCCGGTGGTCGAGTACGTCAAGGGCCTGCGCAGCGAGAACCCGCGCGACGCGGTCAGCGTCTACATCCCCGAGTACGTCGTCGGCCGCTGGTACGAGCACCTGCTGCACAACCAGAGCGCGCTGCGCCTCAAGGGCCGGCTGCTCTTCACCCCCGGTGTGATGGTCACCTCGGTGCCCTACCAGCTGGAGTCCTCGGAGCTCGCCAAGCGGCGCGCGAAGAAGCGCCAGGACTGGAACGCCCCGGGCGCGGTGCGCCGCGGCCCGGTGGACACCCCGCGCCCCCCGAAGACGCCCTCCTCCAAGGGCTAG
- a CDS encoding potassium channel family protein, translating to MHIVIMGCGRVGSALAQTLEQQGHTVAVVDQDPTAFRRLGAGFGGRRVTGVGFDQDTLREAGIEDAGAFAAVSSGDNSNIIAARVAREMFGVENVAARIYDPKRAEVYQRLGIPTVATVRWTADQMLRRLLPSGAEPLWRDPSGGVQLAEVHTSAAWIGHKVSKLQEETGVRVAFLTRLGEAMLPTSATVLQEGDLVHVMMRTDEIDKVEAAFAEGPEEAHA from the coding sequence GTGCACATCGTCATCATGGGTTGCGGAAGAGTGGGCTCCGCCCTCGCGCAAACCCTGGAACAGCAGGGGCATACGGTCGCCGTCGTCGACCAGGACCCCACCGCATTCCGCCGGCTCGGCGCCGGATTCGGCGGCCGCCGCGTCACCGGTGTCGGCTTCGACCAGGACACCCTGAGGGAGGCGGGAATCGAGGACGCGGGCGCCTTCGCCGCCGTCAGCAGTGGTGACAATTCCAACATCATCGCTGCCCGCGTGGCCCGTGAGATGTTCGGCGTGGAGAACGTCGCCGCACGCATCTACGACCCCAAGCGCGCCGAGGTCTACCAGCGCCTCGGCATCCCCACCGTCGCGACCGTGCGCTGGACCGCCGACCAGATGCTGCGCCGGCTGCTGCCCTCGGGCGCCGAGCCGCTGTGGCGCGACCCGAGCGGCGGTGTGCAGCTCGCCGAGGTGCACACCTCCGCCGCCTGGATCGGCCACAAGGTCAGCAAGCTCCAGGAGGAGACGGGCGTCCGCGTGGCGTTCCTCACTCGCCTGGGCGAGGCGATGCTGCCCACGTCGGCGACGGTCCTGCAGGAGGGCGACCTCGTCCACGTGATGATGCGCACGGACGAGATCGACAAGGTCGAGGCGGCGTTCGCCGAGGGGCCTGAGGAGGCACACGCATGA